Part of the Rhinolophus ferrumequinum isolate MPI-CBG mRhiFer1 chromosome 25, mRhiFer1_v1.p, whole genome shotgun sequence genome, TAGATTCTTAGATTCAGGAAGAATTTTTGAGTTTTTGAGCCCCATTCACCCTTGTACAGTAGAATTAGAAGTCATACAGCAAGGTTTTTCAATTTCAGTACTATTGATATTTGGGGTTGGATAATTCTTTTAGGGATGGGGGCTATCCAGTgagttgtaggatgtttagcagcatccttaacctctacccactagatgccagtagtacccCACTctcccccacatgcctccagataCTGCCCAGTATCCTTGAGGGGCAGAATCGTCCTGGACTGGAAACCACTGCCCTAGAGCAATGCTTTTCAAAGGTAGCATGCAAAATAATTGAGGAGGGTCGGTTGCAGTCTCCAGTCCAGAAGTTTGTTTCAGAGCTCAGGCATCTGCATTTAAATGAATATCTCCCCCATACCCACCTCTGCCATTCTGATACTGGTGATTTGAGGATTATACTTTCATAAACACAGCACCGATCGTTACCAGGGAGAGGTTTATGAGTACCGAACTTGAGCTTGCTTTTCCTAATGTCTACTTAAAGGGCTCTCCTGGAAGTTATGCACTCCCTTAAATTAGGGGAAGGCTGAAACATGCCAGTAGTTAAAGGACtaacttccattttgtttttatttattagctGTCACCCTATCTATTTTAAGCAGTTCGTGGCAGTGGTATTTTTGAACTATTTCCTGGAATATCCTAATTGACATCTTCATTCCACAGCCCTTTCCCTGGGGAGATGGTAACCATACTCTATTCCATAACGCTCATTTGAATCCGCTTCCGACCGGCTATGAAGATTAAAGAGAACGAGGACCACTACCCACTGGGGACCACAGCACTGGTTTGGACCATTACTCTGAACACGGACCAGAAAAGTGTATGGGATCTTAAGCTGACCTTCTTTCCTGTATCAAATGACCAGTATACCGATCTTCCATCCCTTTGCTTATGGAAGGAGGTGGcttaaataaataacttcagaTTGGTCGTGAACTGAGAATTGCATTCTTTGGtgtttttccctcataaattAGCATTCGTGTTATTTCCGCTATTTTCAGGTCCAATTCAGGCCTCTGAATAACAGTGTTAACAGGCCTGTCCTTGGTTTCTAGTGCCTGGGGGGCATAAAGCAAAAGGAGTGGAGCTAGTTAAGTATCAAGATTGGGTCCTGACAGACTTTGAAGGGCAAAGACATTGAGTGGCCAGCAGAATGGCTCTATTTTACATGAGAAAGAGGTGTGTATCTGTGATTCTCTACAGTTAGTGCTTCCTGTATCCCAGCTTTCTCACTTCCCATTCTACTGGCGTTTGCTATGGTCAGATCATTTTCTCCGAAGCTGTCAATTTCTCACCTTGGTATCATCTCTTAGCACCATGAGGGATGGGTCAGAATCCTTTGGAGAAATAAAGGCAGTATCTTTGAAGTAGCCGAAATAGGTGGAGGATGAAATCAGAACAGCATGAGGAACAATCagaaaaaattattctctcaGTAGCAATTACAATAAAAGAACATGGTTGGCTTGGAGCAGATTTTATTCTCAAAGCTCAACAGACAGTTCTGTGGTAAGAGTCAAGAAGCTATAAAGTTTTGGTGTTAGCACATATAGTAAACTGGTACTGCAAAGGTGAGGCAGATAGAAACACGTTATGAAAACCATTTacagtaaggaaaaaagaatccatgcTATCTTTGCCATTTTGTGATCTAACCACAGGCCGTGCTTCCCTATAGAGCTGTTGTGCTTGTGGCCAGTTTGAGTTTGGGGCAAGATTTAACTTCAGCTTGCTGCCTGGTCTCCTTCAGCTGGGTTCCAAATATCTTACAATCCTTGCAGAATGGACCTTAAACAGTCAGAATATAAATGCAGAATGTTTTCAAATGACATTAAGGACTGGTCACATTAAATATGAAGTAGTAATAAGTAAAGTGGAAAGAAGATAGAATTTAGGCTTTCTGTAAATCAAGTTTCATACTACCTTTGGGCACATATAATAAATTGAACCCAATACTCAAGATAGGCAGTTGTGGGGACTAGATGATATTCTAAAGTATGTAAATGCTCACCTGATCCTGACATTTGTGCCATGAGACATTTAAAGATATTGTGTAGCCTACtgtagaaatacattttagaagtCAGCGGGGTTTCTAATTGCTATACCATACTACCTTGCTTAGAGAAATCTTCACTTTCTTCACCTTTAAATTACAAAGCATAGAAAACTCTACCCTGTGTATATGTGGAATATGTGGGGTAACAGGGTAATACTAGTTCTATAAAGTACACTGAGTTCCAGCGGCAAATAGTGATGAAAACTAAATGTTAACAATTTATTCCATCGTCATGATTACAGACAATACAGGACAGGTGGGTAAACAAGGCAAATAGCAAactcttttctcccatttaacCAGATACAGCATTTTGATGATATACATGTTGGTTTAATTCATTGACTTGGGTTGGAAGCTAGCAACAGCAAATCTTTGCAATTTAGGATCTTCCTCCATAGTATACCCCAAGGATCTTAACTACTGAACTATACTATGGTGTTCAGTCTAACATTCTTGAAGTTTTCGCATCTTAATCTGAGATCTGACACCTCTTGTTAAGGCAAGGAACTGTCTGTTAAAAGCTTCCTTTTGGCTTACCGAGACCACCAGCAAGCTTAACCGTTAagttactatataaaaataaaactgctccAAAGCGTTGATTAAAACTGCTGTGCTGGGATCCCTTTTCAGAGCACTAGATCCCTGAGAGAAAAAAGAGGTTCTAACCAATTGCTTTCATCAACAGTGACCCCAGTACAGTGTTACTAATGTTCTTCGCAGCATAACTCGAGGTCAGGAAATCGTGATCATCCTGACATGTTTATCATTATTTACATAAAAGGTATATTCAAAGCTGATCCCAGATGAAATATTGCAACCATAATCCCAAGAAATTCAGTTTTAGCACATTGAGTTCCTGCACAATGCCAGAGCAAATGAGAAATCATCCCAAAGCAGAGTGATGGTTCATCATCTTTTACAAGTGAGAAGAAAACATCGAGGAGGAGGAAATACAAGCACTCCCTCCTAAACTCGTTAAATCAATGGCCATCTTCACAGCCTTCACAAAATCCAGAGtgctcaatttccttatttgagGAGTCCATTTTCAAGGTGGCTGTCAAGGTCAAGAAGAGCTTTCTGGCTTTTCTTTGCCATGGCCCATGAACTCCAGTCCTTCAATAGGAATCTCCttctcttttattgctttctGAAGGGAGAAAACAGGTTATAAAGGTCAATATGATGCTTACTGGCTATGTTACTTTCTGGCTATGTTACTTTGAGCAAGCTTTTCCTGTCTGCAAACGCAGTAAGGATGACAGGAATTACCCTGAGGATGTTTTAAATTAACTGGGAGTGCTGTCCTTACATGTCAAAGTAGTTTCATATCAGTTGGGCTGGAATGAAAATTCCCCTAGCTGGTCGAGAGAGAAAACAGGCCAACGAAGAGATGataacaacaaaatgaaaccCTCCATAATGTCTACCTGGCCACAGAGAGACGAACACGCTGCCTCGCCTCCCAATAACAGTGGGAAAATGCACCACCGTAAAAATCAAGGAAACGATTGTAGTGAACTTGGCCTAATCACTTCCCGTTTCTGGGCGTGagtgttccatttttaaaagacgAAGAACTACTCCCACTTTGTAAGTTTAAGAGCACCAAATAAACCAAAGCATATTACTATGCTCCGTAAAAAGTAAAACACTACAAAAGTACTTAACTTTGTCATCTGGAGAAATACCAGGCAGCTTTGGTGGTGGCGGCAGAGCCTCACTGAGGCTCTTCTTCACCCTCCGCATCCCAACCCCCCCAAGTGACGAGGCGTGTGGCCCGGGACACCGCAGAGAGAGCGCGGGGCCGGGGACAGAGGCGAGGGCCGCAGCTCACCTGAACACACTGCTGGTAGCGCTTGAAGAGGTCGGTGCACGGGTCGCCGGAACTGTCCCCCTTGAGGAACTTCTCGGCAAACCAGCGATTGAAGCACTGGTCATACTCGCGCTTCATGTCGGTGCATCCCTCCCCTACGCTGTTCATGGCGGCGGCAGTGGAGACGCACTCTGATGTCATCACTCTTAGGCGCGTCGCTTGGCTTTGAGGGCGCACTACGGCGGCCGAGCAGAGAAGAAATGTGGGCGCGGGCTGTGTGGCTGGGCCTTCGGGCCCGGGTGGGCGGGCGCCGGGGCTTCACCTCCGAGGCAGATCCTCAGGTAAAGGCCGGGGGATGGAGGGTCCCTAGGCGGGTGGTGAAGCAGGTCGGAAAGCGGACCAGGCCCCATCCGTGACCCACACGCTCCGCCTCATCTGCCCCCGCCCACCCCAGGGAAGTGGCCGCATCACGGCCGAGGTGATCGAGCACCTGGAGCGTCTAGCGCTTGTGGATTTCGGCAACCAAGAGGCCGTGGCACGGCTGGAGAAAGCTATCGCCTTTGCAGACCGGCTCCACGCCGTGGACACGGACGGGGTGGCGCCCATGGAGTCAGTACTGGAGGACAGGTAAACTCTCGGGCGCGGCCCCGAAGCCTTGCCTGTGGCTCCTTTCGCAGCCATTTAAGATGGTGATTAGTGTCTCATTTCCCAGAGGGAGAAAGAGCTTTAGGCGAGATGCAGACACTTGCCCACGGTCATCCCGCGGTGAGTGGTTTCCCGCCTTCCCCCCGTTCATTATAGATCCCATCACTCCCGTTTAAAATCCTCGAGGCCTCCCAGTGTCACTAGGAACAAAATCCAAACTGCTGATCATCACCTTCGAGGGTGTACTTCACAGAACCTCTGCCTACCACTCAGACATACAACTCTTTCCAGTCCAGCCACATTGGCTTCCTTACTGTTTCTCCAATATGCCACATTAGTTCTTTCTTCAGGatctttgcacttgctattcccttTTTCGTGGACAGTCTGTCTCTTCGGTTCATCTTCTCCGAAGGACCTCTCCTGACCACTCCAAATCCCTTCCACCCTTCCAGTTACTAAGTCCTTATCCTGTAGAGTTTTCTAatcattttcttgattatttttgttgatttgttaTATCTCGTTATTAGAATGTGAGATCATGTCTGACCTCCTTACTGTTGGGATTCCtgtctcaaaattttaaatgtacgtATTTTCTGACCTAGTGATTCCCTATGGAAATAATCTGTGAAAGTGCATCAAGATGTAAGCACAAGTGTCCAGGGTATGCAAATATGTTCATAATACAAAAAGCAGCAACAAAACCTCcagaaacaatctaagtgtccttTGTGTCACACAACAGAATACTCATcagttgttaaaaataatgaaacaaataactACATATGCTGGTATGGGAAGGTCtccaagatatatatataataaaaaaggcaAAGTTCAGAACATTGTATATGGTATTGATGCTTTATGTGTAGTTTTACATATTCTGGTGTATGCATTAAGTTTCGTTTTGTCCCCTGAAAAGGCATGTAAGAAACCTTtagaaagtcttttttaaaaagtgggaatgCAGAGGGAagttttaacttcattttatacCAAGGAGCAAAAACACAAATGCCTAAGGGGCCAGAGTAATAACAGAAGTACTGAAATAGTGTAGTATAATACAATAGGGAGGGGTGGGTCTTTGACAGCCTAGTTTGTGACTACTAAAGGGGTGCAGCCTCTACTAATCTCTACCAATTGTTGCCaaattgaatacattttcaaagaaaatgctttttttggaAAGCAGACTTGTTTGCCGTTTGGGACTGCAGCTTTAGGATGATTATGTAGCTCATAAAGACAAGGCAATCTACAACTGTGTCCTAGCCTTTTCCtgagggattttttaaaaataaactagtaCAAGTGGGAGCAAGAAAAGATTAGTGCCAATAGGGAGAGCCAGACCTATCTGTAACCATAATCTTTGTGTAAAGTGCTTGCTAGCCTCCTAGTCTTGTCTTTTATTCCTTCAAatcctttctctattttataaTCTCATGCTCAGGTCAGAAAGGTTAACCAATTTGTCCAAAGTTCCAGTGTTTCAAAACAGAAACCTGATGTCATTCGCCTCCTCAAGCCTTCAGGTGGCTTCCCAGTGTTCTTCAGGATCAAGACAAAAGCTTCACTGTGGCCTGCTTGGCATCATTTAACCGAggccctgcccctctctccaAGACAGTGCTGTAACTTTCAATTCCTTGAGCtcaccattcttttttcttcttagaattcTGAACCCCTTGCCTTTACCCCCATTTCACCCCAGCCACTCTTTTTTGcctaacttctttctttttcaaatttgaaCTGCCACTTCCTCAAGGTCTTCATTCTTCTATGTTGAATCAGGTTCCCTTTCGGGACCTGTGGCTTTTCTGGTATTTCACAGAGCTGtagttttacatgtattttatacatCTATTTGAGTGCTGATTTTCTGCCCCTCTCCTATTCATCCACGTTCCAGGAAGCATGTTTGTTATTATGTTTTCAGTACCTAGCACTGGGCAGTCAATGTTTGACTCTTACCATCTTTGGGAAAGCAGGGGATAGAAGCACAAAGTGGCAGAATTTCCCAAGTCATCTAGAGGGTAACTAGAGAAATGCAACTATTTATTACTCAGGGAAGAGTTTGTAAAAAGATGAAGGGAGATTTGGATTTGGTAGTTGCAATAGTGATTTGCACTATTCAGTGACCTGCACTCTTGCCGTAAATTTAGAGACTAGTTTGGGGTAATGATTTCAATTTAGGGATTTGACATTTTGTAGAACTCACGTTTTGAACATTCTGCCTCAGACACTTGAAATGCAAGCCAGTTAAGACAAGTGTTAAATGGTTTTAGGTGATAGCCATACTCGCTATAAAAGCTCTGACTGGCTAATCTCTTGGCACATTAATAACCTATCATTTGGTTTgagctaaaatattttttaaagaccgtgcttatgtgctaggcactaatatttatatgcattaacTCAGCTATCACATAACTCAGCTCTCTTTCCCTGGAAGAGAAATACTAGTATCTCTTTTatagatgaaactgaggctcagaaaggttatgTAACATGCCCCACTGTTTCACAGGCAGTAAGAGATTTCAGGATTTGGAACTTGGAGCCTCTGCTCTCAAATAGTGCTTTAGCTATGCCATCTAAAGCCAAACCCCGGAAACTTTATTCTTTCATCTCAAACCCAGAGGCTGACTCAGATCAAGTCCTGGCTCCAGCCAAATTGTTCAATGCTTAGCATCTCCCTCAGAGCCTTATTTGAACCAAAGACTCTTGGCCAAATTGATTAGCTTTCATTCCAGTCTGCatcaaagtagaaataaattagGAGGGAGGGCAACGGCTAGCAGATGATGAAGTAGAGTGGTGTCCAGAGAAATGACTCCTGGCAACCTGATACCAGGGAAGGGGCAGAAACTGCAACAGCAGACCTGTCCCACCGGTCAGTCCCAGGGCCAGCAGAGGCACTTCTTCCTCCATGTTGCTATCTTGTTTTCCactaaatgctttttatttgcatttcccacaGTTACTGCCTATGAGCTTCAGAGGGCAGGAATTTCAAGTTCACAGTTGAAGCCTTTCTCAACCAGGGTTTTTCATCTGAACCAGGACACAGAAAGATCCAAGAGACTCTTTTCAATTCTCCCAAGGATAGTTCATAATTAACATTAGCCCAGATACACAGAAGTTGACTTATTATCAAAATGGATGTCCTATGGTATTCGGACTAAATTCTTGTGTGTAACCCAGACCAAGAAAGATGAGGTGAGGTAGACATTTAGTTAATCAGTAATTGAAAGGCACCTAAAGAGCTCAGCAGTTCCTGTTCTGTTTTATGTATGATTCTGAGGTCAAGAAAAGTTCAGCCATTTGCCAAGTGATGGGTCTGCTTGACATGGTACCCTCAGAGACCCTGGGATCAGTAGCCTATAATTACAAAAACATAGGGAGATGGTGGGTTTATTCTAGAAACAACTTCATCATAAACAGTAATTAGGTGGAAATGTGTAATATTTGAAGgggtaaattttgtttttctggtaatGTTACTTACATAGGAAACCTGATTaccaaatgagtaaataaatcaACTGCTACTAGATTAACTTTGGGAAGCAATAACTTTTAACCACCTGTTGGCAGTAGTAGAGTCTTTGTCAAACCCTCCAAGCCCCCAGGAACTACTAGCAGCCTCCAGTCTGTAGGGAGTCGGCAGGGTAAGTGTGATTACAGCCAGTTAAGTGCACAGTTACACTCAGTGAGTGGTGGGGACTGAGATGCACTCACTCTTTCTGAAGGAGCAGATAAcgttgtttcccccaaaataagacctaaccagaacacaagccctagcatgatttttcaggatgacatcccctgaacataagccacgatgtgtcttttgcagcaaaaaataatataagacctggtcttactttcggggaaacacggtactattcAGCACCCACCTTTTATTGATGAGAATACAGTCCAGCATTATCAGATCTTTCTAacatcatttaatcttcccagcaATTCTATGAAGCATTCTACAAACAAGGAAACCGATACATCGAGAAGCTAAGTAATTTGCCACATGCCACGTGAAGGTAGCTGTGGTGAGAAAAGCACTCATCACTGGGATTTGAATTCAGCTGTGATTCAGGAACCCAGGCTCTTCGCCATTTTGTTACACTgctcaaaagaaatatatataaactcCAGAAAGTCCAAGGGTCACCtttatggatgatttttatttttgttctccaAGTTTTCTTAAGTGAACGCATAATCCTTATATGGTTAACAAAAAACACAACTAGTACAACCTTCAGTTTTTTGGCAAGAAGTTTAGCCTGGAAAGATCacacttgttcaaggtcacacagttaagaAAGTGCCAGATCCTGGAATGGACTCCAACTCTCCACTCTTTGTACtatgaataagtgtttattgtgtCTAATCTTAGACTGGGTGCCACGAAAGAAACAGAACTAGTCCTTTCCTCCCCGATGTTTGTTGTTTGTTACATCCTTGCCCCTTTGTCCCATGAGGTTTGGCCCCAGGTCTATGTCTGGCTCAAAGCTGGTCCCCTAGCAGACTCAGCAGAGTGCTTTTTCAGCTGGAAGCAGGCTCAGACCCCGTCATGTACTTTGCAACCTTGAAACAGTGGTAAAGCCTCATAGATATGTTCAGCTCCTGTTTGGTTTCAGTGGTTTGCCATCTGGATACTTTAATGAAGCCACTAGGCCCAGAGAACAGTGGGAGACTCCTGAGCTGTTTGTGGGACATCTTACAAGGGGAAGCACTTTTATGTCCACAAAGGTGGCTGCAGTGAAAACAGCACTCGTCTTAGAGTACCAGACTGGGCTCAGATCCCACTCCTGTCACTTAGGAGCCAGGTAGTACCCTTAAGTCACTTAGAACCACTCCTGAGCAAGTTACCTGCCAGGAAGTCCATTTCCTATCACCCCAATCTAGTTATTTCTTGCCCATCCTTTAGCAGTGACATCACCTATCCTGAGTACTTGTTCCTCAACCAGGCTGGGTCAGGTGCCCTTGCCTACTCCCTCGGCAAGCTGTGCGCACCTGTtagatttaaaacattatattgtTAATTGCTTTTAATTATCTATCTTCACCCAAAGCAATTTACTCATAGTAatcatccaaaaatatttcttaaacatatcAATCCTAAGGAATAACGACcacttacctcacagggttgttgggagAAATCTATAAACTATATGTAGACTGTCATTTGGTCTCCTATCGACCATAGCTCCTCCACCATAAAATATGCTGCCCCCTTATTCTCTCAATTCTTGACCCTCTCCACCCATGCCGTGTCAGCCTTCCTCTCTGAGAGGGTAACCATAAGCCTCTGGTTTTGTAGATGTCTATACTTGAGACCTGACAATGTGGTAGAAGGCAACTGTGCGGAAGAAGTACTACAAAACTCCCATCGAGTTGTGGAGGAGTATTTTGTGGCCCCTCCAGGTACgtgttgctcaaagtggtttaaCAGATTGTCTCACAGTGAACTAAGAACATAGTAGAACTGTGATTCCCGAATTTGCTATGtgaaagcactttaaaaagtataaagtgGGAATTAggtgaaagtggtcaaaaggcacaaacttccagttataagataaataagttctggggatataatgtacaacatgatgactatatttaacaatactgtattgtatacttgaaagttgctaagagaatagctcttaaaagttctcaccacaaggaAAAAAGCTGTAactgagatgatggatgttaactaatcgtattgtggcaatcattttgcaatatatgcatgtatcaattcattatgttgtacatcttaaactaaatacaatgttatatgttaattattatcAATCAAATTGGAAATAATGGGGAAAATCccattaacaatttttaaaaagtataaagtgCATTTAGGTCGTGGAATTACGGTGGCAGTAGAGTCCAGGGGTCATGCTCACCTCTAGAGGCCAGTTGCTAACAGGAATGAGCAAAACAGAACTGGGGCAGGGAGCGGTGTGTACAGTAGCAAATCTGGAACTCAAGCTCTGCCTGAAGGGGCAACTGGCATTTGCTGCTTCTCATTCAGTACCGGGCAGGAGGAATGTGAACCCATTTTCCTAGAGAACTTGGAGATCTGGCATTTTGTGTGATATTTCCCAAATTTTAAGTACTGACAactaattcaaaaattttttaaataaaagaccaTGCAAATAAAACATACCTGCAAGCCAGATGCATCCTGTGAGCCATCAGTTTGCAACCCCTGGTGTGGAGATTTGCATCTTTAAACCTCATTGCAACTATTTTAAATGGAAGCTTTAAAGTAACTCTGGGCCAATAATAAAATCCAGAACCTTGGATGAGCTGAACTGTTTTTATCTCCTCTGCAGATAGGTGGGTCCTCAGAGCTTCTGCACCCCTCTGGTTATTTGGGAATGTGACTAACTAGCCTAAGCACTCAGGTAGACAGCTTTCCAAGTGCCAACTTCAAATTCAGGAGCTGTCTTAAGAGGAGAACCATTCTGAACAGCCTCCAGTGACAAACGTCAGCCCTCTAGCTCAGGGGTTACCTCTTTGATCAAAACTAACCAGTTAAAAAAAAGCTTCGGttacgggatgtaaagtacagcatagggaatatagtcaatggtattgtaatagctatataagatgtcagagaagtagtagattgggggggttatcactttgtgatagATAATAGTAAACGTCTAGTATGttgctttgcacacctgaaactaataaaaaaaagattaagaagtagaaaaaaggcaatttggataataaaacaaaaacaaacaaaaaaaagttctGGTTGAATCAAGGATGGAAAGGAAAGCTAAAAAATTTGTGAACTCAACTCTTAACCATGCCTGATTCACTAAACCACCTCAGTCAACTGTGGAAATAAGATTTTATAATCCATCTCAGAGCCTGATGGTTGTCACTGCTTGAAGAGACACACCCACTGATCACATGCTATTTTCAAATAGAACCTGTATCAGACTGCTTCTTGGGACAAA contains:
- the TRIAP1 gene encoding TP53-regulated inhibitor of apoptosis 1 — protein: MTSECVSTAAAMNSVGEGCTDMKREYDQCFNRWFAEKFLKGDSSGDPCTDLFKRYQQCVQKAIKEKEIPIEGLEFMGHGKEKPESSS
- the GATC gene encoding glutamyl-tRNA(Gln) amidotransferase subunit C, mitochondrial isoform X2 encodes the protein MWARAVWLGLRARVGGRRGFTSEADPQGSGRITAEVIEHLERLALVDFGNQEAVARLEKAIAFADRLHAVDTDGVAPMESVLEDRCLYLRPDNVVEGNCAEEVLQNSHRVVEEYFVAPPVT
- the GATC gene encoding glutamyl-tRNA(Gln) amidotransferase subunit C, mitochondrial isoform X1; amino-acid sequence: MWARAVWLGLRARVGGRRGFTSEADPQGSGRITAEVIEHLERLALVDFGNQEAVARLEKAIAFADRLHAVDTDGVAPMESVLEDRCLYLRPDNVVEGNCAEEVLQNSHRVVEEYFVAPPGNIPLPKLDEQEPFSHG